The following proteins are co-located in the Acidimicrobiia bacterium genome:
- a CDS encoding SufD family Fe-S cluster assembly protein encodes MLPFLSDELADLARAVPPAQLTHHRSVGRSNIDLPDAVECRTVEVSEQSAVEVPTYDIEVAGTGNFVAEGFIVHNSKLTMKYPAVVLTGPKAHGEVLSVAYAGEGMHQDAGAKMTHVAPETTSIIDSKSISKDGGRTTYRGLVKVDDGATNVKSHVRCDALILDPESRSDTYPYMEVDEKDARVGHEATVSKVGDDQIFYLMSRGLTEQQAEAMIVNGFIEPITKTLPMEYAVELSRLIELNMEGSVG; translated from the coding sequence GTGCTTCCGTTCCTGAGCGACGAACTCGCCGACCTGGCACGTGCAGTCCCGCCCGCACAGCTGACACATCACCGGAGCGTCGGCCGTTCGAACATCGACCTTCCAGATGCTGTCGAGTGCCGGACGGTTGAGGTCTCGGAGCAGAGCGCCGTGGAGGTTCCCACGTACGACATCGAAGTCGCCGGTACCGGGAACTTCGTGGCTGAGGGGTTCATCGTCCACAACAGCAAGCTCACGATGAAGTACCCGGCGGTCGTGCTCACGGGGCCGAAGGCCCACGGTGAGGTGCTGTCCGTCGCATACGCCGGGGAGGGGATGCACCAGGACGCCGGGGCGAAGATGACCCACGTCGCCCCCGAGACGACGTCGATCATCGACTCGAAGTCGATCTCCAAGGACGGGGGCCGCACGACCTACCGCGGCCTCGTGAAGGTGGACGACGGCGCCACGAACGTCAAGAGTCATGTGCGCTGCGACGCTCTCATCCTCGACCCCGAGAGCCGATCCGACACCTACCCCTACATGGAGGTCGACGAGAAGGACGCCCGGGTCGGCCACGAGGCCACGGTCAGCAAGGTGGGTGACGACCAGATCTTCTACCTGATGAGCCGCGGGCTCACCGAGCAGCAGGCCGAGGCGATGATCGTGAACGGCTTCATCGAGCCGATCACCAAGACGCTCCCCATGGAGTACGCCGTCGAGCTGAGCCGCCTCATCGAGCTCAACATGGAGGGCTCCGTCGGCTGA
- a CDS encoding HEAT repeat domain-containing protein codes for MTRPGAETGQDVADAHERAAAAAARGILGSRGAEAPRHEVIDDLLPLVTDDPSPLVRCAALGALVRLDATAAAVRSAWTAAATDPDAAVRRRATDTAPEVATGSVPGARVLLGLLDDEHVAEGAAWALGELGATAVSAGAVARLASVAVGHDDALVRESAVAALGALGHPDGLEAILSACRDKPAVRRRAVLALAPFDGDAVDVALAAAAEDRDWQVRQAAEDLGGGVDDGGGGSRPVPG; via the coding sequence GTGACTCGCCCGGGCGCCGAGACCGGACAGGACGTCGCTGATGCCCACGAACGGGCAGCCGCGGCAGCAGCGCGGGGAATCCTCGGCAGCCGTGGGGCGGAGGCCCCGCGCCACGAGGTGATCGATGACCTGCTCCCCCTCGTGACCGACGATCCCTCGCCGCTCGTCCGCTGCGCCGCCCTGGGGGCGCTGGTCCGCCTCGACGCCACCGCTGCTGCGGTTCGCTCGGCGTGGACCGCCGCGGCGACGGACCCTGACGCGGCTGTGCGGCGCCGAGCCACCGACACTGCCCCCGAGGTCGCGACCGGCTCGGTTCCTGGGGCGCGGGTGCTCCTCGGACTGCTGGACGACGAGCACGTGGCCGAGGGCGCCGCGTGGGCTCTGGGCGAACTCGGCGCCACCGCCGTGTCCGCCGGGGCCGTTGCGCGCCTGGCGTCGGTGGCGGTCGGGCACGACGATGCGCTGGTCCGTGAGTCCGCCGTCGCCGCGCTCGGTGCTCTCGGCCATCCCGACGGGCTCGAGGCGATCCTCTCGGCGTGTCGCGACAAGCCGGCGGTGCGGCGCCGGGCCGTCCTGGCCCTGGCGCCGTTCGACGGCGACGCCGTCGACGTCGCGCTGGCTGCGGCGGCCGAGGACCGCGACTGGCAGGTGCGCCAAGCCGCCGAGGATCTCGGCGGAGGGGTCGACGACGGTGGCGGCGGCTCCCGACCCGTTCCCGGGTGA
- a CDS encoding PDZ domain-containing protein, giving the protein MPELPSTVDSPPPPPPPSGASPTGPPGDSRRRRGRGWVYGGIAAGIVVVLLAVGAFLPLPYIVFSPGSATPVEDALVIDGADTYEPSGDILFLTVNVSGRAVPFQILWGWLDGDSEVVKEDEYLQGDTREGVRELARIAMVESQEVATVVALETLGYEVPLSGDGAVVRMVGEGEPADGVLEVDDVIVAIDGQPVELATDAVELVRARDAGDDVEIEFVRDGDAETVTVETVENDDGLPLIGVSLQTENLEIDFPVDVEIDTGKVGGPSAGLAFTLAIIDELTEGELTGGMKVAVTGTMNSDGEVGLVGGVPQKAAAADDAGAELFLVPPGEEDEARAHSGGVPVVAVETIDDALVALREAGGDPLVSPVEGSLDPAA; this is encoded by the coding sequence GTGCCTGAGTTGCCGTCGACCGTCGATTCGCCGCCTCCGCCCCCGCCGCCGTCGGGAGCCTCTCCCACGGGGCCCCCCGGGGACTCACGCCGGCGCCGCGGCCGTGGCTGGGTCTACGGCGGGATCGCGGCGGGCATCGTCGTCGTACTCCTGGCGGTCGGCGCCTTCCTCCCGCTGCCCTACATCGTCTTCAGCCCCGGCTCGGCCACGCCGGTCGAGGACGCCCTCGTCATCGACGGAGCCGACACCTACGAGCCGAGCGGCGACATCCTCTTCCTCACGGTGAACGTCTCGGGACGGGCGGTGCCCTTCCAGATCCTGTGGGGCTGGCTCGACGGCGACTCGGAGGTCGTGAAGGAGGACGAGTACCTCCAGGGGGACACGCGCGAGGGGGTTCGCGAGCTCGCGCGTATCGCCATGGTCGAGTCGCAGGAGGTGGCCACGGTCGTCGCACTCGAGACCTTGGGCTACGAGGTCCCGCTCAGTGGAGACGGTGCCGTCGTTCGCATGGTCGGTGAAGGGGAACCCGCCGACGGTGTGCTCGAGGTCGACGACGTGATCGTCGCCATCGACGGACAGCCGGTGGAGCTCGCCACCGACGCTGTCGAGCTCGTGCGAGCGCGCGACGCGGGGGATGACGTCGAGATCGAGTTCGTGCGCGATGGCGACGCGGAAACCGTCACCGTCGAGACGGTCGAGAACGACGACGGCCTGCCACTGATCGGCGTCTCGCTGCAGACGGAGAACCTGGAGATCGACTTCCCGGTAGACGTCGAGATCGACACGGGGAAGGTGGGCGGGCCGTCCGCCGGGCTCGCTTTCACGCTGGCCATCATCGACGAGCTGACCGAGGGGGAGCTCACGGGCGGCATGAAGGTCGCTGTCACGGGGACCATGAACTCCGACGGGGAGGTCGGTCTCGTCGGCGGCGTGCCCCAGAAGGCCGCCGCGGCCGACGACGCGGGAGCAGAGCTGTTCCTCGTGCCGCCGGGTGAGGAGGACGAGGCGCGCGCTCACAGCGGGGGTGTGCCCGTTGTCGCGGTGGAAACGATCGACGACGCTCTGGTCGCGCTCCGGGAGGCGGGTGGAGATCCCCTCGTGAGCCCCGTCGAGGGGTCACTCGATCCGGCAGCCTGA
- the sufD gene encoding Fe-S cluster assembly protein SufD, producing the protein MTTAFTAETSRALDGPDWLAQRRAAAFERLAGVEWPTSSEEVWRYSRIDSFDLDRYRPTPYDEIGPPGDEKAPGGGPVAAEAGEHAGLVVARDGRVVHHEVDPQLEAKGVRICELATCEEADVADVLGRAADESPDAFTTLHDAFLAGGAFIRVPAGVVVERPIVVLHWSDGDGLASFPHTVVDAQESSEVTVLDRFSSADTDHLVDAVVELLLGDGAVVRYLSIQDHGPRTWHIGFQRAHLGRDADLSSSAVALGGDYARLRSETFLAGQGANSDQLAVYFGDGTQMLDFRTLQDHDAPRTTSNLLFKGAVEDDARSVYSGLVRLRPDAQKAVAHQTNRNLVLTDGAGAESIPNLEIEADEVQCTHASAVGPIDEEQLYYLESRGVRPSDAQRLIVLGFFDDVFNRLPVPSLVDTLRRSVHEKVGHLDG; encoded by the coding sequence ATGACCACAGCCTTCACCGCGGAGACCTCGCGAGCGCTCGACGGACCCGACTGGCTGGCGCAGCGCCGCGCGGCGGCCTTCGAGCGTCTCGCCGGCGTGGAGTGGCCGACGTCGTCGGAGGAGGTGTGGCGCTACTCCCGCATCGACTCCTTCGACCTCGACCGGTACCGCCCCACGCCCTACGACGAGATCGGCCCGCCCGGCGACGAGAAGGCACCCGGTGGCGGGCCCGTCGCGGCCGAGGCCGGCGAGCATGCGGGTCTCGTGGTCGCGCGCGACGGGCGTGTCGTGCACCACGAGGTCGACCCGCAGCTCGAGGCGAAGGGTGTGCGGATCTGCGAGCTCGCAACCTGCGAGGAGGCCGACGTCGCCGACGTGCTCGGGCGTGCCGCCGACGAGTCGCCCGACGCCTTCACGACGCTGCACGACGCGTTCCTCGCCGGCGGCGCCTTCATCCGCGTTCCCGCCGGCGTGGTCGTGGAGCGCCCGATCGTCGTCCTCCACTGGTCCGACGGTGACGGGCTCGCCAGCTTCCCCCACACCGTGGTCGACGCCCAGGAGAGCTCCGAGGTCACCGTTCTGGACCGCTTCTCGTCGGCCGACACCGACCACCTCGTGGACGCCGTCGTGGAGCTCCTCCTCGGCGACGGCGCGGTCGTCCGCTACCTCTCCATCCAGGACCACGGACCCCGCACGTGGCACATCGGGTTCCAGCGGGCCCACCTGGGTCGCGACGCCGACCTGTCGTCGTCGGCCGTGGCGCTCGGCGGCGACTACGCGCGCCTGCGCAGCGAGACGTTCCTCGCCGGTCAGGGCGCCAACAGCGACCAGCTCGCCGTCTACTTCGGTGACGGGACGCAGATGCTCGACTTCCGCACGCTCCAGGACCACGACGCGCCGCGCACCACGAGCAACCTCCTCTTCAAGGGTGCCGTCGAGGACGACGCCCGCTCGGTCTACTCCGGCCTCGTGCGCCTCCGACCCGACGCCCAGAAGGCCGTGGCACACCAGACCAACCGCAACCTCGTGCTCACCGACGGCGCCGGTGCCGAGTCGATTCCCAATCTCGAGATCGAGGCTGACGAGGTCCAGTGCACCCACGCCAGCGCCGTCGGCCCCATCGACGAAGAGCAGCTCTACTACCTCGAGAGCCGCGGCGTGCGTCCCTCCGACGCGCAGCGGCTCATTGTTCTGGGCTTCTTCGACGACGTCTTCAACCGGCTCCCCGTGCCGTCGCTCGTCGACACGTTGCGGAGGTCGGTCCACGAAAAGGTGGGGCACCTCGATGGCTGA
- a CDS encoding UPF0182 family protein: protein MRVPPEVPPEKPRPRRRLRAWLIAAAVVLVLLLASLWQLAEFYTDKLWFDSVGFGGVWSGLLGARIVPAAAFTTLFFVVMLANLIIADRIAPKLRTGGPEDEIVDRYRQVVGPYQGRIRLGIAFFFALITGIGVSAQWREWILFRNSVDFGIKDPQFNMDIGFYVFQLPFLKFVVQWTFASLVIVLIVTAITHYLNGGIRLQAPHQRVTPQVKAHLSVILAVMALVRAVDYWLGRYELTSSARGVVDGASYTDVNAQIPALQLLAGVAVVAAALFIWNIFRRGWVLPVIAVGLWGLVSVTVGTIYPAVIQRFRVDPNELSKESEFIERNIEATRQAFAIDDVEQVVFPYEPTLTAEQVNQNLVTVDNARLWDPAPLQGVYRTRQEVGSFYEFADVDIDRYMVDGTIQQVLLSARDLSPEKLPSRSWTNEHLVFTHGYGAVVSEANTREDDGDPRYLLSDIPTVGDAIPLEQPRIYFGEGISGFAYVDSKQEEFDFPRSDEESDDAEFTRYDGAGGVEVSSPVKRAAFALRFGDWNTLWSDQIESGTKALFRRNIRDRVEAAAPFLEYDADPYPIILDGRVLWMIDGYTTTDKYPYSQAINDERLRSGSGLRQNLNYVRNSVKATVDAYDGTISFYVVDPDDPIIQAYEKAFPDLFTDLDEAPDGLEEHFRYPDDLFRVQTDVYAKYHVTDVSDFFNGNDLWVASPDPGSGELGSEPVAPAAPADENTEEETEEPRDIEVTSKRMDPLYLLTKVPGDESEGFLILQPFVPISENDRLINMRSFMTAKSDPGEYGRLQAFVMPRDQQVKGPVEADNAINSTAEISQEFTLLNVEGSTVIQGNLQTIPIEDSIVYIRPIYVESNIARLRFVTAYDGEKAVLRETLDEALAALYPGFRGIIPEDTSAVPEELQADPDAAPPDEEPDGETPDTTEPETPDTTEPAPTGSAAELLQQADQAFADADEALKNEDLGEYQNKIDEGRDLLGRALELLAQESGGDSSALGVTSGGPGLATPVALGPARPAIPWASSGT from the coding sequence ATGCGTGTTCCCCCCGAGGTGCCACCCGAGAAGCCGCGCCCCCGTCGGCGCCTTCGCGCCTGGCTGATCGCGGCGGCGGTCGTCCTCGTCCTGCTGCTCGCCAGCCTCTGGCAGTTGGCGGAGTTCTACACCGACAAGCTCTGGTTCGACAGCGTCGGCTTCGGGGGTGTCTGGAGCGGCCTGCTGGGTGCCCGCATCGTGCCGGCGGCCGCGTTCACGACGCTCTTCTTCGTCGTGATGCTGGCGAACCTCATCATCGCCGACCGCATCGCCCCCAAGCTCCGGACCGGGGGGCCCGAGGACGAGATCGTCGACCGGTACCGCCAGGTCGTGGGCCCCTACCAGGGTCGGATCCGCCTGGGAATCGCGTTCTTCTTCGCCCTCATCACCGGCATCGGTGTGTCGGCGCAGTGGCGCGAGTGGATCCTGTTCCGCAACTCCGTGGACTTCGGCATCAAGGACCCGCAGTTCAACATGGACATCGGCTTCTACGTCTTCCAGTTGCCGTTCCTGAAGTTCGTGGTGCAGTGGACGTTCGCGAGCCTCGTGATCGTTCTCATCGTCACCGCCATCACGCACTACCTCAACGGCGGGATCCGCCTCCAGGCCCCCCACCAGCGGGTCACGCCACAGGTGAAGGCGCACCTCTCCGTGATCCTGGCGGTGATGGCCCTCGTGCGGGCCGTCGACTACTGGCTCGGACGCTACGAACTCACGTCGTCGGCACGCGGCGTCGTCGACGGTGCCAGCTACACCGACGTGAACGCGCAGATCCCCGCGCTCCAGCTCCTCGCCGGTGTCGCCGTGGTCGCTGCGGCGTTGTTCATCTGGAACATCTTCCGGCGCGGGTGGGTCCTGCCGGTCATCGCGGTCGGTCTGTGGGGCCTCGTGAGCGTCACGGTCGGCACCATCTACCCGGCCGTCATCCAGCGCTTCCGGGTCGATCCCAACGAGCTGTCGAAGGAGTCGGAGTTCATCGAGCGCAACATCGAGGCCACGCGCCAGGCGTTCGCCATCGACGACGTGGAACAGGTCGTGTTTCCCTACGAGCCCACGCTCACCGCCGAACAGGTCAACCAGAACCTCGTGACGGTCGACAACGCACGCCTGTGGGACCCGGCGCCGCTCCAGGGCGTCTACCGGACGCGCCAGGAGGTCGGCTCGTTCTATGAGTTCGCCGACGTCGACATCGACCGCTACATGGTCGACGGCACGATCCAGCAGGTGCTGCTCTCGGCGCGAGACCTGTCACCCGAGAAGCTTCCGTCGCGCTCGTGGACGAACGAGCACCTCGTGTTCACCCACGGCTACGGCGCCGTCGTGTCGGAGGCCAACACCCGCGAGGACGACGGCGATCCGCGTTATCTCCTCTCCGACATCCCCACTGTCGGCGACGCGATCCCGCTCGAGCAGCCCCGCATCTACTTCGGTGAGGGAATCAGTGGCTTCGCCTACGTCGACTCGAAGCAGGAGGAGTTCGACTTCCCGAGAAGCGACGAGGAGTCCGACGACGCGGAGTTCACGCGCTACGACGGTGCGGGCGGAGTCGAGGTGTCGAGCCCGGTGAAGCGGGCGGCGTTCGCGCTCCGCTTCGGCGACTGGAACACGCTCTGGTCCGACCAGATCGAGAGTGGCACAAAGGCGCTGTTCCGGCGCAACATCCGCGACCGCGTGGAGGCCGCGGCGCCGTTCCTCGAGTACGACGCCGACCCGTACCCGATCATCCTCGACGGTCGTGTTCTGTGGATGATCGACGGCTACACGACGACCGACAAGTACCCGTACTCGCAGGCGATCAACGACGAGCGACTGCGCTCGGGCAGCGGACTCCGCCAGAACCTCAACTACGTCCGCAACTCGGTGAAGGCCACCGTCGACGCGTACGACGGAACGATCAGCTTCTACGTCGTCGACCCGGACGACCCGATCATCCAGGCGTACGAGAAGGCCTTCCCCGACCTGTTCACCGACCTCGACGAGGCTCCCGACGGCCTCGAGGAGCACTTCCGCTACCCCGACGACCTCTTCCGGGTCCAGACCGACGTCTACGCCAAGTACCACGTCACCGACGTGTCCGACTTCTTCAACGGCAACGACCTCTGGGTCGCGTCCCCCGATCCCGGGTCGGGGGAGCTGGGCAGTGAGCCCGTGGCGCCTGCGGCACCGGCCGACGAGAACACCGAGGAGGAGACCGAGGAGCCACGTGACATCGAGGTCACGTCCAAGCGGATGGACCCGCTCTACCTGCTCACGAAGGTCCCGGGCGACGAGTCGGAGGGCTTCCTGATCCTCCAGCCGTTCGTGCCGATCTCGGAGAACGACCGGCTCATCAACATGCGCTCCTTCATGACGGCCAAGTCCGACCCCGGCGAGTACGGGCGGCTCCAGGCGTTCGTCATGCCACGTGACCAACAGGTGAAGGGGCCCGTCGAGGCCGACAACGCCATCAACTCGACCGCCGAGATCTCGCAGGAGTTCACGCTGCTGAACGTGGAGGGCTCCACGGTGATCCAGGGCAACCTCCAGACGATCCCGATCGAGGACTCGATCGTCTACATCCGCCCGATCTACGTGGAGTCGAACATCGCCCGGTTGCGTTTCGTGACGGCCTACGACGGCGAGAAGGCGGTGCTTCGCGAGACACTCGACGAGGCGTTGGCCGCTCTCTACCCGGGCTTCCGGGGGATCATCCCGGAGGACACGAGCGCTGTTCCCGAGGAGCTCCAGGCCGATCCCGACGCGGCTCCGCCCGACGAGGAGCCCGACGGCGAGACGCCCGACACGACCGAGCCCGAGACGCCCGACACCACGGAGCCCGCGCCGACGGGTTCGGCGGCGGAGCTCCTCCAGCAGGCCGACCAGGCCTTCGCCGACGCCGACGAGGCGCTGAAGAACGAGGACCTCGGCGAGTACCAGAACAAGATCGACGAGGGGCGCGACCTCCTCGGCCGTGCCCTGGAGCTGCTGGCCCAGGAGTCGGGTGGCGACTCGTCGGCGCTCGGCGTGACCTCGGGCGGCCCCGGTCTGGCGACGCCCGTGGCCCTCGGCCCGGCCCGGCCGGCCATCCCCTGGGCGTCGTCGGGGACCTGA
- a CDS encoding rod shape-determining protein: MAIDLGTANTLVYARDRGIVLNEPTVIALNTRTMEVLAMGHEAWQMIGRTPSYIQAVRPLRGGAITDFEITQRMIRLLFQRAGISRLSRARVLICVPSAITHVEQRAVLEAARRAGAATTYLIEQPMAAAIGADLPIHEPMGNMVVDIGGGTSEVAVISLGGVVALEAVRVGSFDLDAAIAAFVRKEFGIAIGERTAEEIKLAIGSAYPTREEFRAEVRGRDLMSGLPKTVVLSPADVRGAIEEQLRAILDAVIGCLGQTPPELAQDLIVQGIHLVGGGGMLRGLDTRIEEETRVPVHLVDAPLECVVLGAGRCLESFDQLRDLFMAKART; this comes from the coding sequence ATCGCCATCGACCTCGGTACGGCCAACACGCTCGTGTACGCGCGTGACCGCGGCATCGTCCTGAACGAGCCCACCGTGATCGCCCTCAACACGCGGACGATGGAAGTGCTCGCCATGGGTCACGAGGCCTGGCAGATGATCGGCCGGACACCGAGCTACATCCAGGCTGTCCGACCACTCCGCGGCGGGGCGATCACCGACTTCGAGATCACACAGCGCATGATCCGGTTGCTCTTCCAGCGCGCCGGGATCTCCCGGCTCAGCAGAGCGCGGGTCCTGATCTGCGTGCCCTCCGCCATCACACACGTCGAGCAACGTGCCGTCCTGGAAGCGGCGCGCCGGGCCGGTGCCGCGACCACCTATCTCATCGAGCAGCCCATGGCGGCGGCGATCGGAGCGGATCTCCCGATCCACGAGCCGATGGGCAACATGGTCGTCGACATCGGCGGAGGAACCTCGGAGGTGGCGGTCATCTCGCTCGGCGGCGTCGTGGCCCTCGAGGCCGTGCGTGTCGGGTCCTTCGACCTCGACGCGGCCATCGCAGCCTTCGTCCGAAAGGAGTTCGGCATCGCCATCGGCGAGCGGACCGCCGAGGAGATCAAGCTGGCGATCGGGTCGGCCTACCCGACCCGGGAGGAGTTCCGCGCCGAGGTGCGTGGACGCGACCTGATGAGCGGCCTTCCCAAGACGGTCGTCCTGTCACCTGCGGATGTGCGTGGCGCGATCGAGGAGCAACTCCGGGCCATTCTCGACGCCGTCATCGGCTGTCTCGGCCAGACGCCCCCGGAACTCGCCCAGGACCTCATCGTCCAGGGCATTCACCTCGTGGGCGGTGGCGGGATGCTGCGCGGTCTCGACACGCGCATCGAGGAGGAGACGAGGGTGCCGGTGCATCTCGTCGATGCACCACTCGAATGTGTCGTCCTCGGTGCGGGCCGCTGCCTCGAGTCGTTCGACCAGCTCCGGGACCTGTTCATGGCCAAGGCCCGGACCTGA
- a CDS encoding class E sortase, translating to MTNDSYRRIGAPLPFGGRATSPIVGAAVALVAVFSLTVAFAAAADVETGPLEARAAAADDASPASISGAPDGPLLPDLPVPDPVPEDPFEDVPIVPIGSIEIPAIGLSHTMYSGVWLTVLDHGPGHWPGTAEPGGYGNSVIAGHRVTNSHPFRDLDQLDVGDEIIVNDDSGTHVYSVTGTEIVEPTALRIVEQSHDRTVTLFACHPPGSAAQRIVVHGDLVRSDRAAPAA from the coding sequence GTGACGAACGACAGCTACCGGCGAATCGGCGCTCCGCTCCCGTTCGGTGGGCGCGCCACCTCCCCGATCGTGGGCGCCGCCGTCGCCCTCGTCGCCGTGTTCAGCCTGACCGTCGCCTTCGCTGCGGCGGCCGATGTCGAGACCGGCCCGCTGGAGGCGCGCGCCGCCGCGGCCGACGACGCGTCGCCGGCGTCCATCTCCGGTGCACCCGACGGCCCGCTCCTCCCCGACCTGCCGGTCCCCGATCCCGTGCCCGAGGATCCCTTCGAGGACGTCCCCATCGTGCCGATCGGGTCCATCGAGATCCCCGCCATCGGGCTCTCCCACACGATGTACAGCGGCGTGTGGCTCACCGTTCTCGACCACGGTCCCGGCCACTGGCCCGGGACGGCCGAGCCCGGGGGCTACGGGAACTCCGTCATCGCCGGTCACCGGGTCACCAACTCCCATCCGTTCCGCGATCTCGACCAGCTGGACGTGGGCGACGAGATCATCGTGAACGACGATTCGGGAACCCACGTCTATTCGGTGACGGGCACCGAGATCGTCGAGCCGACGGCCCTGCGCATCGTCGAGCAGAGCCACGATCGGACCGTCACGCTGTTCGCGTGCCACCCGCCGGGCAGTGCCGCCCAACGGATCGTCGTGCACGGAGACCTCGTCCGGAGCGACCGCGCCGCACCGGCGGCCTGA
- a CDS encoding DivIVA domain-containing protein, which translates to MTERASQHQKISTSGMLSPTEIAERSFAVARKGLSPNEVRSFLRRVADSVGMAQQREQDLRSDIERLEAKLAEPVELDERELLDALGEETARVLRSAQDAADAIRVKADERALRIVREAQEEGQRLRETTERIVAEQRQNAEDVASEIRETAERNARESSERAATAAAEIKAEAERTADSAVEEARTKGREMVAEARSVRERILTDLTKRRNDLEAQINALKSERERLVEAHRVVQRAVAEAGAALTGATGPEADAAVPPDVPDFMGTTEPTDTTGAESPSTPEPTSEPEAESDDEPPAPNGNGAEAGGDGGRKGVRAYVRGALGYEKSEADGSDREEEASASGSDVDVDDGDAADAIFAKLRSADADGPTAGSEDPPASDDTDTADDVPDDTVDEAVTIADTGPTDDDPASVALRERGESLAAQRTELAKALKRQLREDQNELLDALRKKRGKLTSEKLLPGEAEARTAWTEVVRGPATTAYHASGSDAELPAELLDDLVGRVVVVQRETIAAAIDDDTADPDEIVESIRARYREWKSASVDQWVDDILVTAHAQGAFDVVEDGTVLRWVVDPDSGCGPDCEDNMLEPTRAGEPFPTGQTHPPAYPGCRCLVVPLDDATAETLGIATSAAS; encoded by the coding sequence ATGACCGAACGTGCGTCGCAGCACCAGAAGATCTCGACATCGGGCATGTTGTCCCCGACGGAGATCGCCGAGCGGTCCTTTGCCGTCGCGCGCAAGGGCCTGTCTCCCAACGAGGTCCGGAGCTTCCTGCGACGCGTCGCCGATTCCGTCGGTATGGCCCAACAGCGCGAGCAGGACCTCCGCTCCGACATCGAGAGGCTGGAGGCGAAGCTCGCCGAGCCGGTCGAGCTCGACGAGCGGGAGTTGCTCGACGCGCTCGGCGAGGAGACCGCCAGGGTTCTTCGGTCCGCCCAGGATGCAGCGGACGCGATCCGCGTCAAGGCAGACGAGCGTGCCCTGCGGATCGTGCGCGAGGCGCAGGAGGAAGGTCAGCGCCTCCGGGAGACCACCGAGCGCATCGTGGCCGAGCAGCGCCAGAACGCGGAGGACGTGGCATCGGAGATCCGCGAGACAGCGGAGCGCAACGCGCGTGAGTCGTCGGAGCGCGCCGCGACCGCCGCTGCCGAGATCAAGGCCGAGGCAGAACGCACCGCGGACAGCGCGGTCGAGGAGGCGCGCACGAAGGGCCGCGAGATGGTCGCGGAGGCCCGTAGCGTTCGCGAGCGCATCCTCACCGACCTCACCAAGCGGCGGAACGATCTCGAGGCACAGATCAACGCGTTGAAGTCGGAGCGGGAACGTCTCGTCGAGGCGCACCGTGTCGTGCAGCGCGCCGTTGCCGAGGCGGGCGCGGCGCTCACCGGTGCCACGGGGCCGGAGGCCGATGCGGCCGTGCCTCCCGATGTCCCCGATTTCATGGGCACCACGGAGCCCACAGACACAACCGGTGCCGAGTCACCGTCAACACCGGAGCCCACCTCGGAGCCGGAAGCGGAGTCGGACGACGAGCCACCGGCCCCGAACGGCAACGGCGCCGAGGCCGGCGGCGACGGAGGCAGGAAGGGCGTCCGTGCCTACGTGCGGGGGGCCCTCGGGTACGAGAAGTCCGAGGCCGACGGTTCCGATCGGGAGGAGGAGGCGTCCGCGTCCGGCTCCGACGTGGATGTCGACGACGGCGACGCCGCCGACGCCATCTTCGCCAAGCTCCGAAGCGCCGATGCGGATGGCCCCACCGCGGGCTCCGAAGACCCGCCGGCAAGCGACGACACCGACACTGCAGACGATGTTCCCGACGACACCGTCGACGAGGCTGTGACGATCGCCGACACCGGACCCACCGATGACGATCCGGCGTCGGTCGCACTGCGAGAACGCGGCGAGTCCCTGGCGGCGCAGCGCACCGAGCTGGCGAAGGCGCTGAAGAGGCAGCTGCGCGAAGACCAGAACGAGCTCCTCGATGCGCTGCGCAAGAAGCGCGGCAAGCTCACGTCCGAGAAGCTCCTCCCGGGCGAGGCCGAGGCCCGCACGGCATGGACCGAGGTCGTGCGCGGCCCTGCCACGACCGCCTACCACGCGAGTGGTTCCGACGCAGAGCTCCCCGCCGAGCTCCTCGATGACCTCGTGGGTCGCGTTGTCGTCGTGCAACGCGAGACCATCGCCGCGGCCATCGACGACGACACGGCCGACCCCGACGAGATCGTCGAGAGCATCAGAGCCCGGTACCGCGAGTGGAAATCGGCCTCCGTCGACCAGTGGGTCGACGACATCCTCGTCACTGCCCATGCACAGGGTGCCTTCGACGTGGTCGAGGACGGCACGGTGCTGCGCTGGGTGGTCGATCCCGACAGCGGGTGCGGCCCCGACTGCGAGGACAACATGCTCGAGCCGACCCGTGCCGGCGAGCCGTTCCCGACGGGCCAGACGCACCCCCCCGCCTACCCGGGGTGCCGGTGCCTGGTGGTTCCCCTCGACGACGCCACAGCGGAGACGCTCGGGATCGCGACCTCGGCGGCGTCCTGA